A genomic region of Pseudopipra pipra isolate bDixPip1 chromosome W, bDixPip1.hap1, whole genome shotgun sequence contains the following coding sequences:
- the LOC135404949 gene encoding olfactory receptor 5V1-like has translation MCSSANTVESTQGSPKKRFGGLKPMTTLTISYMGCAAQLFFFAFFISAEYFLLTIMCYDRYVAICKPLHYGTLLGSRACAHMAAAAWATGFLNSLLHTVSTFSLPLCQGNALGQFFCEIPAILKLSCSHSGYLRELGLIVVSAYLVFCCSIFIVFSYVQIFRAVLRIPSQQGRHKAFSTCLPHLAVVSLFLSTGMFAYLKPPSSSSPSLDLALSVLYSVVPPALNPFIYSLRNQELKDALKSLGRLWQCLPSVGPSNASRHLDFGF, from the exons ATGTGTTCATCTGCAAACACCGTGGAGAGTACCCAGggatctcccaagaaaagatttggaggcctcaagCCCATGACCACTCT aaccatctcctacatgggatgtgctgcacagctctttttctttgccttcttcatctcagcagagtatttcctcctcaccatcatgtgctacgaccgctacgttgccatctgcaaacccctgcactacgggaccctcctgggcagcagagcttgtgcccacatggcagcagctgcctgggccactgggtttctcaattctctgctgcacacagtcagtacattttccctgcccctgtgccagggcaatgccctgggccagttcttctgtgaaatccctgccatcctcaagctctcctgctcacactcaggctacctcagggaacttGGGCTCATTGTGGTTAGTGCCTATTTAGTGTTCTGTTGTtccattttcattgttttctcctatgtgcagatcttcagggctgtgctgaggatcccctctcagcagggacggcacaaagccttttccacgtgcctccctcacctggccgtggtctccctgttcctcagcactggtATGTTcgcctacctgaagcccccctcgtcctcatccccatccctggatctggcactatcagttctgtactcagtggttcctccagcactgaaccccttcatctacagcctgaggaaccaggagctcaaggatgccctga agtccctggggaggctttggcagtgcctgccctcagtggggcccagcaatgcttcaaggcacttggactttggcttctga